Within the Phaseolus vulgaris cultivar G19833 chromosome 9, P. vulgaris v2.0, whole genome shotgun sequence genome, the region AAGTAATTTGGTAGGGCTATATAGAATAATAGGTAACCGTTAGGACTTAAGATATGCAACAAGTTAGCGTATAAACTACACATGTACGTACAGTGTACGTACTTTATGTTATGGGCCGTGTTTCATGATTCATTGACAGGAACCATACATAATAAAAGAGCAATAATAAGAAGGACACATTGAAGAGACATAAAAAACAGAAGGTTAAGTATTGACCATTATCTACCAACAAATGAACCCTAAATTTGGACATTGAAGAAAAAGGTTAAATTTCTCctatattataaattagataTAAAGTATTAACAATACATTCTCTTCTTTTTTAAAACTACTGTTTTATTACTTTCAAAATCATTGAACCTTTTTTGTTAAATAATCTcacatcaaaatttaaataattgatagtaaCTATCTTAAGAATATTTTTCATTGATGATAGTGAAAACAAAAGCGCATGTGTATTACTTGTTTAAAATATGAGTTCATCTTTTATGGTATAAGACAATTTTTTGATcaacaaagaaaatatattgtatatataatattcgAATTACTTCAATTTATATACATTTATCcaacaaaaacataaattaacaGGATAAACACATatacaaataagaaaatagTAGGCTCCCAAACCTCTTTGAAAAGTTGATTCTTAAAGCATCTACTTGTTTACAGTAGTAACCATCACCAACATACTAACCAAATGTTGTCTGCTCTAAAAATGTTAATTATGtaaaattcattacaagaaaatcatgaaataagaaactaaattttagacaccaaaataaatagttgtaatagtaactagattagagaccattttagaaactaaaaaaaaaatctaaattattttctattattattagatagtttctaaatttgtatctaattatagctactaaggttttaactaccaattatttagattctaaatttggtagcaaaaaccttgattgttaattaaataccaatttagaaactcatttaacaataatagaaattaatttagaaaccaaaaatttatctAGTccctaaaatgatctctaatttagttactatagcaactaattattttttatctctaaaattgatttttatttcatgattttcttgtagtgattcaTGAACATCATGACGATACTACTTACActccaagaaaatcatgaaatataaatcaattttataaacaaaaaaaataattagttgttatagtgattaaattagaaaccactttagagattaaacaaaatttggtttctaaattagattctattattgttaaatagtttttaatttggtatctaattagcaaccaaggtttttgctaccaaatttagaatataaataattggtagttaaaaccttggtaactaattagatatcaatttagaaactaatttagaaagcaaaatttcttttagtttctaaaatatctctagtttagtcactataacaactaattatatttgatttctaaaattagttcttatttcatgattttcttatagtattAGTAATCTCACATCGTTAACTCACTTAATCATCTTTCaatgacaaaaataataaatttatcagCAAATAAGGGTTTGTCTTTTAAACTTATTTGGatttccataaataatatcaatgACTTTAAGTCCATTAAAATAAGATTATTAAGATATAATATATGTCaacttatttttaaagataGAATTTCCTAAAAATTCTTCTATATATACTAAGTTTGATGTGACATATACTAGAAAAAAGCAccaaatttagataaaaaaagaCTAAACCTTGTTTTTTCTAAGACATCTTAGTATACTATGTCAATCtgtttatataaataatggTATATAATTCATGTATacataataacataaaaatatgtaattactTATACATGGTTTTAGACTAAtaaacctatatatatatatatatatatatatatatatagaaatatagaaatataaatgtgttaattaatattttatacttttaaaataaaatagagttatactttaagtaatttttttgtaaGCATGAAACCTTTAAATAGACTTAGTACCAATTAATACACAATTGCTTTatcttcattatttttaatctcgGTACTAGAACCTCAAGCTTACGCTCTGGTACCATAAATTCAACCTAAAAATGCTCTTTCCATTTTATCCTGTCAAGTTAAACAGAGTAAATTGGTGATTATGAATATTATGTACATTAATTGTTTTACAAACCAGTTAGAATATTAGAATAACATgctcatatatatatatcaacaacataaatttaaatttaaatatcctTAATATGTCTTCAAATATGAGATAACCTTAATTACATTCAAAAGATGTCTCAAATGTAACCACGTGTATTTTCCCCCATTCTATTTaacttgtaattattattaaataatatacaaCCACTTCATCTATCttcattattttctatcttGCTTCGTAACTgggtaaatttataatttcacACAAAGGTTCATTTAAAGTATTACTTTAATATCATGGCAacttttgtatatatataaagaataaaGTTTCTTTGATaacaaaatagtaaaaataatttttgaaataaaatattatattataatataaaataataatttatttaagtgtAAATGAATGTAACCGTGTATTAAAGAACActtattttagttactaatttcAACGAaacgtgtatatatatatatatatatatatatatatatatatatatatatatatataatatgctGATCTTGCTCTTTTGTATAATTATGTCAAACACTATCTCTAAGGTGAATTTGTAAGCAAGTTATTGATCTCAGTCGCACACATAAAGAGATAGAACGCAAAACTCCTAATTATTATGtgaagaagaataaaaataaatcatgtttaaatagttaatattaaaaatatatgtgaACGTTCTCCTAAACCCTATCTTAGTATTATGCTTTGATGTAAAGGCACCTACAAAAATATACTTGAAGACTACTACTACTCACTCTGCCCTGCTACAACACTCAACAGACTTTACTTCAAAGTATCATCTAAAACTGCACAACCTATATATACTCCTCTCTTCTCCCATTCTTCTTCATCCCTTCCCTCTTATTCTACTCACTCTTCAACAACTATAGCCATGGCtttctcctcctcctccaagcTACTTCTTCTTGTTGCTTCCTTCTGCCTATTTGCCTCTTTGGCTTTTGCCCGCGATTTCTCCATTGTGGGCTATTCATCCGAGGACTTGAAGTCCATGGATAAGCTCATTGAGCTCTTTGAATCGTGGATGTCAAGACACGGCAAGCTCTACGAGAGCATTGAGGAGAAGCTGCTTAGGTTTGAGATTTTCAGGGATAACCTAAAGCACATAGATGAGAGGAACAAGGAGAGCAGCAACTACTGGCTAGGGTTGAATGAGTTTGCTGATTTGAGCCACCAAGAGTTTAAGAACAAGTATCTCGGGCTTAAGGTTGACTACTCTAGAAGGAGAGAATCCCCAGAAGAGTTCACTTACAAGGATGTTGAATTGCCAAAGTCAGTGGACTGGAGAAAGAAGGGTGCGGTAACTCAAGTCAAGAACCAAGGTTCATGTGGTAAGTATATTTGTAGGAGGTCTTCACTTGTTAGATAAAATAGTGTGTGTAAATGTTGTAACAACAATCGAGTCTCACCATGACCTAGTTTTTGGATTGaattaattcaaattcaaacttCATGGTCCTATTAATTGTTGATTGTTGTTTCAGGAAGCTGCTGGGCATTTTCCACTGTTGTAGCAGTTGAGGGAATAAACCAGATTGTGACTGGAAATCTGACATCATTGTCTGAACAAGAGTTGATTGACTGTGACAGAACCTACAACAATGGTTGCAATGGGGGTCTCATGGACTATGCATTCTCCTTTATAGCAGAAAACGGTGGACTCCACAAGGAGGAAGACTATCCTTACATTATGGAGGAAGGTAGCTGCGAGATGACAAAGGTAATTCAAGATGATAAACTTGGCTATAAGATGATGATAAACTTGGCTATTAACCTATTTTTGGTTGTTCATGGGCAGGAAGAAACTGAAGTTGTTACTATTAGCGGGTACCATGACGTGCCACAAAACAATGAACAGAGCCTATTGAAAGCACTTGCAAACCAACCCCTCAGTGTGGCCATAGACGCTTCAGGCAGAGATTTCCAGTTCTATAGCGGGGTATGTATATGTTTCAGTAAAAACTACTACAAACAGGTGGTTCATTTATAAGAGAAACTAGTTTGAATTCAACTAATACAAATTTTGAAATGAACGTAGGGTGTTTTCGATGGACATTGCGGAAGTGACCTAGATCACGGTGTAGCAGCTGTTGGATACGGAACTGCTAAGGGTGTGGATTATATCATTGTGAAGAATTCATGGGGTTCTAAGTGGGGAGAAAAAGGATACATAAGAATGAGGAGGAACATTGGAAAGGCTGAAGGAATCTGTGGAATCTACAAGATGGCTTCTTATCCAACTAAGAAGAAACAAGATTCATAATAACCTTCCCTCTATGCTTACTCCATTACTGtctctcattttcttcactttcaTCTACTGTCTGTTCCACCTTTTCCTTTAAAACAatgtaatcataataaaaatttcattAACTCTTCTCGTTATTCCTTCAGCCTTCAGGGATTCTTCCTTTTTCGTCATTCTACATTACAAAAAAGTTTCATGCAACCCAAAATTTTAACAGTCAGATCATAAAAAGGTTATCTATTGCTCTATCCATACCAGGATAATGGTATCAGTAGACAAAACCCGTTGTTTcaacatatataattttaaaaaaacatggaCTTTTTATTATATCTGTTTAAgattttgtaaaaattaaaacctgagaaaatcatattttcaattattttgaaCAATTACTTTGAATCACTTCTGAAAGAAGATACTGATAATTGATATTCAAATTACAGAATAACAAAAGTATGAGTGAAAAAAATCCATTCCTTCAACATTTCACtacaaaatcatgaaatagaaaccaatttttagatactaaaataattagttgcaataataactaaattaaagaccattttagaaactaaaaaaaaaaaaatttctaaattagtttatattattgttaaatagattctaaattagtatctaattagcaatcaagattttaactatcaattatttagtttctaaatttggtctcaaaaaccttggttgctaattagataccaatttagaaactatttaacaataatagaaactaatttacaaaccaactttttttagtttctaaaatggtctctaatttagttactattgcaactaattattttagtatctaaaaattggtttttatttcatgattttcttatagtgtttatttatagatggtttagtttttaacaaaaaatgacttttaaattttttactatttgtttaaaatttggTAAAACATCAAAACCtgaataaaactatttttctaaGTATTTTGAACAATTACTTTTTAATAACTTCTACAAGATAACGATAacgattttaaaaaaattaaataactgttataaaaaactttgtttatatatatatgtatatacatatatgtatatatatatatacatatatatatatacatatatgtatacatatatatatatattctgtaCCGGCATGGGCGAGGCCGACCCGTGGCCTCCCTGCCCGAGACCAGGTCAACCTGACCGAAACTAAAAGAAAGCCGGCCGAGACCtgagagacttggccgagaTGACGGGGCTGACTGCCTACCTGGCCGAGACCTTAAAAGGCCTAGCCAAGACGGCCAAGACCATGAGAAGTTGGCCGAGGGCCGACACACATCAGGTTAACTTGGCCGACGGCCGACCCCTGCCAccgttaacgctcaaaccaagattagtaaagctaatccatcattaagaattaggtaacgCAACCCTAAgtggtatccacctcgataaacgggcccaacaaggtagacccattagaataatataaatagcacacatcccaaggagtaaggtatatcatttattactgttcacctacctcagagctgaccacccgctttactgacttgagcgtcggagtgccttcgcaggtaccccaccatccggtgttcacccaagaccgagtgccgaaggagaagcaggaagacgagaagaatcccagctcatcacccagtcacctaaccgaccgaaggaaggagaagaggacttcaatagttctctaggttccatctccctagtaggaacatattctaaataaataaataatgtctTTATGCAACTTTAAAATTACATGTTCaaaatgcttaaaaatgagtcgtaattttcataaatttatgcAGGAATATGGTTAAGAATCTAATTAATTTAGTAGAATAGGAAATATAATAAAGAACTCCTGTTACTCTATTTTGACCAACAAACCCCCACttatttaatgtaattaatCATCATAAAACTGCGAAAAATCTGAGAAGATAGAGTGAAAAACTAAATAGATTAGCTCCAAATAACTAGGCTATTAAGGGTCTATGAAATTACAAATAGTAgatttctatttcatatttttttcattactcGTAGAATCTTTCACagtgatatttatttttatcttcattCATGTAACATCCTTAATTTTACCCACATATAatgtaataaaagtaaaacaagcaatatctaattacaaataacatatactactttctcatatgtgtatctcaaaagaaatatccctcttcatagggatttaatatatatacataaaaaagttttaacaacaaaacaaaacattccAATAAAACTATCTCATTCTCCAGCTGTTCACTAAGGAGCTCTATCACCTGAAATCTCATCTGCTCCCAtgtaaaacacgatcatcacagataaagaaacaaacacaaacaaataacagggtaagctatctatataaaaagttttgatataatttaaatttcaaattaataagcataattcatcaattctcatatgatttctcaaaccatcaagtgtctattacattcataaaattcatCTTTCATATGTCAGACTtttactgactcacaacacatagacacttgactctacttccggaagacttgtgtattgaaattaacatccagagacctgcacctgtcatactactgctgtgaaacccacacagccatgcacataattatctcaatatctcatcatcttcatatgacagggtaaatccatttgtgctctgatcagttctttcaaacctcagaatCAGCCAAtggacctccttcgactctcaccaactgaataacttcatctatttgattccattatatcagtagagtcaggatcgtctcattcacaggacactcacaaatcaatacaccctaataacaatctcaacatggtatttcctttcctgaaaatactacgtcttgatcacactttaacctcattacatacatcatttaacatatcaatgcaccactcaatcacttcatatatataaactttctaaacaatccaaatatatctcaaactttacttaaaacacataattaattccaaatatatgctctttaaatcaatcatcatctgaaatcacacaacactttcaattctcaatcacaaacagttttcaacaaattattcccataacagattcaaaatcaaccattccagtcaatatattactttactcttcaagAGAGACAATCATGCAAGCAAAAACAATtagaattggtgaccacgtcacctccacatccagaatcttctaacctagggttttattgaaaataataagactagcttcccttacctgaactttagTTGATGCTCACCAAGAGCTCCAAACCTACCCAAAAGCTTAAAGGtaattaacctgcaccacagagtcctaatcaaaatctaactatataactAGGACCTTGAGttaacagagattaaccctaaagctaaaagagtcacatgtaAAACTCATGTAGACAACCtatcaagttcaaaatttgactcaaagaaaagggccaaaaatgaacttactctatttaggattttgatcgggcaatcttgtagagttcatTGGCAGGAGTTCAATGgcagactccgatcgtcaaactgataGCTGAGGATGTCAGAATCATAGAGAGaaggagaggaaaggaaaagggtacgaaaataaacttactctatcagagattttgatcgggcagtcttgtagtcttTGCTGCCAGGAGTGTAATGGCGTACTCTGATCGTCGAACAGATGAAcgaggaggtcagaatcttagagagaagggagagaaatgaaaagggaaacttttagagagatggtggttattttaaaatgaaacctgaataactgaattttctatttatatgtcattttcattttaataataaaatattcaggtatcatttaaaatataccacttctactctaaggttattttctagatccttacattCTCCCTAACAACAAAAATTTTCGTCCCCGAAAATTGACTTACCAGAAAAGAGATATGGATAGGTTTCTCTAATGGTTTCTTCTAATTCCCAAGTTGAATCACCAGATTTATCATCCCACACCACCTTCACCATACTGATGGTCTTGCCTCTGAGCTGTTTACTCTGATGGTCTTCAATCCTGACTGGTTTTGCTTCAAAAGACAAGTTATCCTTGATTTGCACATTATCCACTTCCAACACATGACTAGGGTCTGGGATGTACTTCCTTAGCTGTGATACGTGAAAGACATTATGCAGGTTTGCTAATTGAGGAGGTAGAGCAATCTCATAAGCCACTGGACCTATCTTCTTTAGGATCTGATATGGTCCAACAAACTTAGGAGATAATTTCCTTGATTTGATAGCTCGTCCTACACCTTTGGTTGGTGTCACTCTCATGAACACATGATCTCCAGCTGCAAACTCCAAAGGCTTTCTCCTCTTATCTGCATATGATTTCTGCCTACTTTGAGAAGCTTTCATTTTGTCTTGTATCTGTTTCACCTTCTCAGTGGTCTGTTGAATTAACTCTGGCCCAACCAAAACTGTTTCACCATCCTTATACCAACATAAAGGAGTTCTGCATTTCCTCCCATACAAAGCTGCATATGGTGCCATCCCAATACTGGCATGATAACTATTATTATAAGTAAACTCCACCAGAGGCAACATCTCATCCCAACTTCCCAGATGATCCAAGATACATGTCCTCAACAGATCTTCTAAGGATTGGATCGTCCTCTCAGACTGCCCATCTGTTTGAGGATGATATGCAGAGCTCATTCTCAATCTAGTTCCCAAAGAATCTTGTAAACTCTGCCAAAACCGTGAAGTAAATCTaggatctctatctgaaacaATACTAGAAGGCACCCCATGCAATCTTACAATCTCTTTGATGTACAATTGTGCCAACTTAGTCATAGATATTCTCAAATTAACTGGAAGAAAATGAGCGCTCTTCGTCAGTCGATCAACTATTACCCAGACTGCATCATGACCCCTTACTGATCTTGGTAAATGAGTAACGAAATCCATAGCAATGCTATCCCATTTCCACTCAGGAACATCTAACTGTTGTAACAAACCACCAGGTCTCTGATGTTCTACCTTTGCCTTCTGACATGTTAAACATGTAGCAACATATAGAGCTATTTCTTTCTTCATGCCTGACCACCAAAATGACTCCTTCAAATCTTGGTACATCTTATTCATACCGGGATGTAGACTAAGATAACTCTTGTGACCCTCTTCTAGGATCATTCTCTTCAGTTCTTCATTTGCAGGTATGCAAATTCTGCCATTAAATCTTA harbors:
- the LOC137821872 gene encoding cysteine protease XCP2, with the translated sequence MAFSSSSKLLLLVASFCLFASLAFARDFSIVGYSSEDLKSMDKLIELFESWMSRHGKLYESIEEKLLRFEIFRDNLKHIDERNKESSNYWLGLNEFADLSHQEFKNKYLGLKVDYSRRRESPEEFTYKDVELPKSVDWRKKGAVTQVKNQGSCGSCWAFSTVVAVEGINQIVTGNLTSLSEQELIDCDRTYNNGCNGGLMDYAFSFIAENGGLHKEEDYPYIMEEGSCEMTKEETEVVTISGYHDVPQNNEQSLLKALANQPLSVAIDASGRDFQFYSGGVFDGHCGSDLDHGVAAVGYGTAKGVDYIIVKNSWGSKWGEKGYIRMRRNIGKAEGICGIYKMASYPTKKKQDS